In Bactrocera neohumeralis isolate Rockhampton chromosome 5, APGP_CSIRO_Bneo_wtdbg2-racon-allhic-juicebox.fasta_v2, whole genome shotgun sequence, the genomic window ataatttaattcGGAAGCCAATTTTTTCTGCTACACAAACAACACTTCAGCACAATTCGTTGATGCACCGTAAACTTCAATAAATTTCCTGTATGTATTTTTTGCGTACACTTGCACTCGCGCATTACACACACTCGCTCAATTTCGCTAATTTTCTTAATGTGTTACTCTTTGCAAATTcttaaacacataatttttctttttagtaAATAACTGTAAGAATTAAATAGTAACAAAATCTTCACAAACTCCGATACGCGTTTCTTTACAAGCGAGACGGTCTGATCTGTTCGTTTTCAccgatttgttgtttttgactttttcaaacaacaaaatttttcttttccctACATTCATTTTCTGATCAGAGATTTCATTTTGacgttttatttttctaattagatTCGTTccattttcatttcgtttcacaCATAATGGCATCATGCGGCACAAAAACAATGAGAGTGTTACCCATCATCATTCATtagaattgttaaaaatattataaataatttgtatttaattaaaaatacagttaaagCAGTTTTTATTGCAActgtttttaaactatttttatatcaatattCACACAGCTTAGTTCATTGCACAGAATTTAGAAATGAGTTGTAGttggtttaaataaatttccttTGTAATTTTACTTTTACCTATCTTTTAgaacttttaattgttttgtaagttgcaaattgttttatattaaaactttttttaattattaaatatatttgacaattaaaagttaaataaacgCAACAGCTGTTTTccacaataacaaaacaacagcGCAGCGTCGATGAAATCAGCAAAACACAGTGTAGTCTACACTTTCAATTTTCGGCCGCAGCCCCAACTTTATTCcccttttatatattattatagttatatatttgaatgttTTCGTTAagatttaatttatgtttaacatatttttgggttatatatttttggaaaacttgtttagatATGTGTTATAAGTTTTAAGGATCAACTGCAGAAATCCCTTCTGGGAAGTTTTTTTGGCAATTGCAAGTGTGAAAGTACAGCACTGCCAAGGAGGAGTTTTCGGTATTTTGCGGAGgtatctttttattattttgtccacCCAACGGTAAATAGAATATGTcgaaaaataagttaaatttaacGCTGCCTCCTGGAGCTGTAGATGCAACAGTAGCCGCGTCACAGGTTGTACCAACACCGCCATTCAAGACACCATCAGGAACAGAGTAAATATgccaataaatatttctattgatttttttcatttcctgCACTAGCACTTTGTTGATTCCTTCTAATTTGAGCTTTaacttttttgctgctttaaaaAATCTCGACGCCGACTAGCGGTTTTGTGTGATGTTGGCTTTGCTAAAGTTATCTTGTTTCtgttaaatatgttatacatcTCGCTATATGGAGTAATTCAATGAATCGGCCAATTTGGGCTGCTgtacattgtatttatttcccATGCCTGTCTATCGAACATctttttctcttaatttttttgcttttcgttttgttgcacaaaaattcattaaaaagttaaattaaagaaaacatagTTTACTGGGGAAGCCGAAGACGAGCATCGAGGCGCTAACGGAAACACTGGAAGAGTTGGAAATGGATGACTCCGCACGAAATCGCATTAAGGTGTTTCTTAGCCAAAAAGAGAAAATCGGTGAACTTTCTGATGATGATCTCGAAAAGTTGGGTGAACTTGGCTCCGGTAATGGTGGTGTAGTTATGAAAGTGCGTCACATACCCACCGAGTTGATAATGGCACGCAAACTAATACACCTTGAGGTGAAACCggcaattaaaaaacaaataatacgcGAACTGAAAGTGTTACATGAGTGTAACTTCCCGCATATTGTTGGCTTCTATGGCGCCTTCTACAGCGACGGTGAAATCAGTATTTGTATGGAGTATATGGATGGTGGTTCTTTGGATCTGATATTAAAACGTGCCGGTCGCATACCGGAATCAATACTGGGCAAAATAACAGTAGCCGTGTTGAAGGGCCTCAGCTACTTGCGTGATAAGCATGCTATAATGCATAGAGATGTGAAGCCGAGTAATATATTGGTGAACAGCAGTGGCGAGATAAAGATTTGTGATTTTGGCGTGTCCGGACAGCTAATTGATTCCATGGCCAATTCCTTTGTAGGCACGCGCAGTTATATGTCGGTGAGTAGCGCTgtatttctatattatttttaggCGTTAAAGTTTTCTGTTTTCCACACAGCCGGAGCGTTTACAGGGTACACACTACTCGGTTCAATCGGATATTTGGTCACTCGGTTTGTCACTAGTTGAGATGGCAATTGGCATGTATCCGATACCGCCACCCGACGCCAGTACACTGGAAGCGATCTTCAATGACGATCCAGAGGATGGACAACAAACCGTTGTGGAACCTAAAGTGATGGCGATTTTTGAGCTTCTCGATTATATTGTCAATGAACCACCGCCTAGGTTGGAGCACAAAATATTCACCGACGACTTTAAAAACTTCGTGGACATATGTCTGAAGAAAAATCCCGATGAACGTGCTGATCTTAAAACACTACTGGTAAAcagatatataattaatattgcttttaaaatttgtataaatattaaaattgattttgttttgccTAGGATCACGCATGGATACGCAAGGCTGAGGTTGAGGAGGTGGATATTGCCGGTTGGGTGTGCAAAACAATGGATCTGCCACCATCGACACCGAAACGCAACACATCGcccaatcaataaaaaaaatatataaatactaatttttgataattataattaatgtgcatttgctttaatttttatttatatatcctTCCTAATAAATATACTCAATAACGAATCATCTGTGCGAAAtctatcta contains:
- the LOC126759655 gene encoding dual specificity mitogen-activated protein kinase kinase dSOR1 isoform X2, yielding MSKNKLNLTLPPGAVDATVAASQVVPTPPFKTPSGTDLLGKPKTSIEALTETLEELEMDDSARNRIKVFLSQKEKIGELSDDDLEKLGELGSGNGGVVMKVRHIPTELIMARKLIHLEVKPAIKKQIIRELKVLHECNFPHIVGFYGAFYSDGEISICMEYMDGGSLDLILKRAGRIPESILGKITVAVLKGLSYLRDKHAIMHRDVKPSNILVNSSGEIKICDFGVSGQLIDSMANSFVGTRSYMSPERLQGTHYSVQSDIWSLGLSLVEMAIGMYPIPPPDASTLEAIFNDDPEDGQQTVVEPKVMAIFELLDYIVNEPPPRLEHKIFTDDFKNFVDICLKKNPDERADLKTLLDHAWIRKAEVEEVDIAGWVCKTMDLPPSTPKRNTSPNQ
- the LOC126759655 gene encoding dual specificity mitogen-activated protein kinase kinase dSOR1 isoform X1; this translates as MSKNKLNLTLPPGAVDATVAASQVVPTPPFKTPSGTEKHSLLGKPKTSIEALTETLEELEMDDSARNRIKVFLSQKEKIGELSDDDLEKLGELGSGNGGVVMKVRHIPTELIMARKLIHLEVKPAIKKQIIRELKVLHECNFPHIVGFYGAFYSDGEISICMEYMDGGSLDLILKRAGRIPESILGKITVAVLKGLSYLRDKHAIMHRDVKPSNILVNSSGEIKICDFGVSGQLIDSMANSFVGTRSYMSPERLQGTHYSVQSDIWSLGLSLVEMAIGMYPIPPPDASTLEAIFNDDPEDGQQTVVEPKVMAIFELLDYIVNEPPPRLEHKIFTDDFKNFVDICLKKNPDERADLKTLLDHAWIRKAEVEEVDIAGWVCKTMDLPPSTPKRNTSPNQ
- the LOC126759655 gene encoding dual specificity mitogen-activated protein kinase kinase dSOR1 isoform X3, which translates into the protein MDDSARNRIKVFLSQKEKIGELSDDDLEKLGELGSGNGGVVMKVRHIPTELIMARKLIHLEVKPAIKKQIIRELKVLHECNFPHIVGFYGAFYSDGEISICMEYMDGGSLDLILKRAGRIPESILGKITVAVLKGLSYLRDKHAIMHRDVKPSNILVNSSGEIKICDFGVSGQLIDSMANSFVGTRSYMSPERLQGTHYSVQSDIWSLGLSLVEMAIGMYPIPPPDASTLEAIFNDDPEDGQQTVVEPKVMAIFELLDYIVNEPPPRLEHKIFTDDFKNFVDICLKKNPDERADLKTLLDHAWIRKAEVEEVDIAGWVCKTMDLPPSTPKRNTSPNQ